From the Sphingobacteruim zhuxiongii genome, the window CGGCAACTTTTGATGTCTATCAGAAAATTACTTCAGAGATGCTATTAGCCTTACAGATTCCTAGTTATATTGGATTTAACAACCCGAACCAAAATACCGGGAAAATGAATACCAAAGGCTGGGAACTAGCTTTAGGATGGAAAGACAGAAAGGATAAATTCAACTATGCTGTATCGTTCAATATTTCCAACTTTAAGTCGGTGATGGGCGATTTAGGAGGAACAGAATTCCTAGGCGATCAAGTAAAGAAAGAGGGTAGTGAGTTCAACGAGTGGTACGGATATGTATCCGATGGATTATTCCAAACCGCAGATGAGGTAGCGAATTCTCCTGTCTTAAACGCCAATGTGAAACCTGGCGACGTACGATACAAAGATATTTCTGGACCTGATGGTACGCCTGATGGTAAGATATCTCCTGAGTACGATCGTGTGTTCTTGGGCGGTTCATTACCACAATACCTTTACGGAGGTCAAATTAGCGTAGGCTATTCTGGCTTATCCTTAAATGTTGTTGTACAAGGCGTCGGTAAACAAAATACTAGACAAACAACAGATATGATTCAACCGTATCAACAAAACTGGGGGAATTTCCTGAATATACTCGATGGAAATACCTGGTCTAAATACAATACCGATGCAGAGAATCAAGCAGCTAAATATCCAAGATATTCAAACACCTCATCTTCGAATAATTACGCCATGTCAGACTTTTGGATGATTAATGGTAAATATTTCCGCTTGAAGTCTGTGAATTTATCTTACCAAATTCCAGAAGCTTTCTTAGCGAAATATTATGTGAAAGGAATGGGCGTGTCTTTTACTGCGAATGATATTTTCACGATTAATAAGTTCCCGAAAGGATGGGATCCTGAAATGACATCATTTACATACCCGATCACAGCATCCTTTTTATTTGGTTTAAATGTGAAATTCTAATTCTAAGATCATGAAACGTAAATTTATATATATATGCTTATCAATGTCTCTGTTTTCATGTCAGAAACTTGATTTAAACCCCTTGTCTCAGGGTTCCAGTGAAACTTGGAACTCCAATGCCGAAGAGATTATCATGTCCTTAAACGATCTTTACCGCGAAGCTTTGTGGAAGAAAGATGCCGACGAGTGGACTGATGATTGGATTAACCGCGATGGATTAACCGATATCACCAATGCTACCATCAATGGACAAACTGGATTTGTAATCACCAACTGGAATGACACCTACAAAGCGATTGCACGCGCAAATACCGTTTTGGAAAGTATGGATCGTGCCGCGGGTTCACTTTCAGAAAGTCAAATCAATATGTACAAAGGTGAGGCTCGCTTTATTCGGGCTTGTATGTTCTCGTACTTATTGAGCCACTATAAGAACGTCGTGTATACCGATAAAACCTTGACGATCGAGGAGGCAATGCAAATCGGACAGATGCCACCAGAGGAGCTCTTAAAGAAAATATACGAGGACTTTGACTTTGGTATCGCCAATATGCGCGAGTCTTTTGCCTCAAATGAACTCAAAAGAGCAACAAAAGGGGCCGCCCTAGCCATGAAAGCAAGGATCGCTTTATATATGGGCGATTATGCCACGGCAAAAACAGCGGCAAAAGCTTGTATCGATTTGGGTATCTATAAACTGCATACTGACTTTGATAATCTATTTTTATCGAAAACAAAGCAATCTCCAGAATCCATCTTCTTATTGCCACGCTCAATTTCCTTAGGAGTAGCTCTTAGTGGTCGCCAATCTTTCGTATCGCGAAATGCAGGCGGATGGGCGCAATTCGATCCTTCTTGGGATCTAATGTTCTCTTTCTTAGGATCCGATGGATTGCCTATTGACGAGTCGCCATTATTCGACCCAAAGAACCCTTTTGCTAATAGAGATCCACGTTGTGCTGCTACGATTGTACCTTTTGGATCAGCACATTTGGATTATATTTTCGATCCACATCCTTTAGCTTTAAAAACCAAAAAGGTATCTACCGGTGCCGATGTCAACAACAATGATAACCGCGCGGTAGCAACCTATGCTTCGTTCAACGGATTAATATGGAAAAAGGGCGTAGACTCCGATTGGTTATTAAACTCTTGGCGTGTAGAACCCGATAATATTATTATTCGCTATGCAGACGTCTTATTGATGTATGCAGAGGCAAAGATCGAATTAAATGAAATCGATGCTTCAGTGCTTGATGCCATTAATACGGTTAGAGCTAGAGCCTATAAAGTAGATAAATCGGCCGCTGGCTATCCAAAGGTAACCAATACGAACCAAGCAGCGCTACGTACCATCTTGCGTACCGAACGCCGTATGGAATTTGCGTTCGAAGGTCTTCGTTATATGGATATTATCCGTTGGAAGCTAGCCGAAAAGGTATTAAACAGACCAAACTATGGCTTGCTTGATCCCGGAGATTTAGTATCCAAAGTAGTCAATACGGGCAAATGGTTTACACCAACGGCACCAGATATCGATACGGATGGTCTAGCGGATATTGCTCCTTTCTACAATCAAGGGCTTGTAAAACAGATTGCCATCCGCAAATTTGATGCGAATAAGCAGTATATCTGGCCAATTCCTTCAACAGAAGTATTGACAAGTGGATTAAAACAGAATCCAAATTACTAACTTGTAGAACCTAATCAACCTAAACATAGACATGCTACAGAAACTATTGCTTATATCAATCGCCTGCTTGTTGTATTGTTCTTCAACAGCCCAATCATGGACCGCTTTGAAAAAAGAACAACAGCCGATCATGACATTTACGGTCAA encodes:
- a CDS encoding RagB/SusD family nutrient uptake outer membrane protein, producing the protein MKRKFIYICLSMSLFSCQKLDLNPLSQGSSETWNSNAEEIIMSLNDLYREALWKKDADEWTDDWINRDGLTDITNATINGQTGFVITNWNDTYKAIARANTVLESMDRAAGSLSESQINMYKGEARFIRACMFSYLLSHYKNVVYTDKTLTIEEAMQIGQMPPEELLKKIYEDFDFGIANMRESFASNELKRATKGAALAMKARIALYMGDYATAKTAAKACIDLGIYKLHTDFDNLFLSKTKQSPESIFLLPRSISLGVALSGRQSFVSRNAGGWAQFDPSWDLMFSFLGSDGLPIDESPLFDPKNPFANRDPRCAATIVPFGSAHLDYIFDPHPLALKTKKVSTGADVNNNDNRAVATYASFNGLIWKKGVDSDWLLNSWRVEPDNIIIRYADVLLMYAEAKIELNEIDASVLDAINTVRARAYKVDKSAAGYPKVTNTNQAALRTILRTERRMEFAFEGLRYMDIIRWKLAEKVLNRPNYGLLDPGDLVSKVVNTGKWFTPTAPDIDTDGLADIAPFYNQGLVKQIAIRKFDANKQYIWPIPSTEVLTSGLKQNPNY